From Desulfurellaceae bacterium, the proteins below share one genomic window:
- a CDS encoding VOC family protein, with protein sequence MIDHISISVRDLAHSTRFYHTVLATIGFDKLVERPDTTGFGKKYPEFWLNRRAQMEPVDGDSGVHIALRTTSKESVDRCHAAALQAGAESDGEPGFRPEYHASYYAAFVRDPDGNRIEVVSFVTDTD encoded by the coding sequence ATGATTGACCATATCTCGATCAGCGTGCGCGACCTGGCCCACAGCACCCGCTTTTACCACACCGTGCTGGCCACCATCGGCTTTGACAAGCTGGTCGAACGCCCCGACACGACCGGTTTCGGCAAAAAATATCCCGAGTTCTGGCTCAACCGTCGCGCGCAAATGGAGCCGGTGGACGGGGACAGCGGGGTCCATATCGCGCTCCGCACGACCAGCAAAGAGTCGGTTGATCGCTGCCATGCGGCCGCCCTGCAAGCCGGAGCCGAGTCCGATGGCGAGCCCGGGTTTCGTCCCGAGTACCACGCCAGCTATTATGCGGCGTTTGTCCGCGACCCCGATGGCAACCGCATCGAAGTGGTGAGCTTTGTGACCGATACCGACTGA
- a CDS encoding NAD(P)-dependent oxidoreductase: MQVGFIGLGTMGAKMAARLQRAGYRLRVHDLRRQAAEPQLAAGAAWAESARQAAEGAELVFTSLPTPADVEQVALGEQGLLNALRPHSAYFDLSTNAPEVVRRLHTAFAEREVHMLDAPVSGGPHGAETGRLAIWVGGDRAIFERYKPLLDAIGDQARYVGPVGSATVAKLVHNCAGYMLNRVLSEVFSMGVKAGVEPLTLWQAVRQGALGRTRTFDGLARHFLPDDYDPPDFALRLAHKDVSLATQLGRKLQVPMPMANLAWDELTEALGRGWGERDSRAAMLLQQERAGVRIAVPPEQLREVLERDDKDED, encoded by the coding sequence ATGCAGGTCGGTTTTATCGGACTGGGGACAATGGGGGCTAAGATGGCCGCCCGCCTCCAGCGGGCCGGCTATCGGCTGCGCGTTCACGACCTCCGCCGTCAGGCTGCCGAGCCGCAGCTGGCTGCGGGCGCGGCCTGGGCTGAGTCCGCTCGGCAGGCCGCCGAGGGAGCAGAACTGGTCTTTACATCGCTGCCGACCCCGGCCGATGTCGAGCAGGTTGCCCTGGGTGAGCAGGGGCTCCTCAATGCCCTGCGGCCCCACAGCGCTTATTTCGATCTCTCGACCAATGCACCGGAGGTTGTGCGGCGTCTGCATACGGCATTTGCCGAGCGCGAGGTGCACATGCTGGATGCCCCGGTGAGCGGTGGGCCGCACGGGGCTGAGACGGGCCGGCTGGCCATCTGGGTCGGTGGCGACAGGGCTATTTTCGAGCGCTACAAACCGCTGCTCGACGCGATTGGTGACCAGGCTCGCTATGTTGGTCCGGTCGGCTCGGCCACTGTCGCCAAGCTGGTCCACAACTGCGCCGGCTATATGCTGAACCGCGTTCTGTCCGAGGTTTTCAGCATGGGGGTGAAGGCCGGCGTCGAGCCGCTGACCCTGTGGCAGGCGGTGCGTCAGGGGGCGCTGGGCCGGACGCGGACCTTTGACGGCTTGGCCCGCCATTTTCTGCCCGACGACTACGACCCGCCCGACTTTGCCCTGAGGCTGGCCCACAAGGATGTCAGCCTGGCCACCCAGCTGGGCCGCAAACTTCAGGTGCCGATGCCGATGGCCAACCTGGCCTGGGATGAGTTGACCGAGGCGCTGGGCCGGGGCTGGGGGGAGCGTGACTCGCGGGCGGCCATGCTGCTGCAACAGGAGCGGGCCGGCGTGCGTATTGCCGTTCCGCCCGAGCAGCTGCGCGAGGTGCTCGAACGGGACGACAAGGACGAGGACTGA
- a CDS encoding amidohydrolase, whose amino-acid sequence MSGYTIIDVDTHVTETPDLWTSRVPERMKDAVPRVDTDAKGRLWWFIGDRRVANPGLTATAGVGDMMSWPKSYEEMHPGAYDAKERLKYMDEMGIWAMVMYPNVGGFGSQEFLRLDDAELKLACVRAYNDWQTEWASADSRRLLPITSTPFWDVAETVKEVRRCAAMGHKGILFTGEPQSLGQPLLGDESWNPLWEVAVELDLPISFHIGSGNMDGGLRRDKVAKYGKMTAFAELSVDIFMRNGIQLSDLIVSGVLSRYPDIKFVSVESGIGWIPFALEALDYQFLGNRVPEERPDLDMLPSEYFARNIYACYWFEQIAPRRLIDKVGADKIMFETDFPHPTSLYGDEVHERIKHGLDDCDEDIRRKILWDNGQKLYKVEGPTAEDEAKRAAAVA is encoded by the coding sequence ATGAGCGGTTACACCATTATTGATGTTGATACCCATGTCACGGAAACGCCCGACCTGTGGACCAGCCGGGTGCCCGAGCGGATGAAGGATGCCGTGCCCCGCGTTGACACCGACGCCAAAGGCCGGCTGTGGTGGTTCATCGGCGACCGGCGCGTTGCCAACCCGGGCCTGACCGCAACGGCCGGGGTGGGCGACATGATGAGTTGGCCCAAAAGCTATGAAGAGATGCACCCCGGAGCCTACGACGCCAAGGAACGGCTCAAATACATGGATGAGATGGGCATCTGGGCCATGGTCATGTATCCCAATGTCGGCGGGTTTGGCAGCCAGGAGTTTCTGCGGCTCGACGATGCCGAGCTGAAGCTGGCCTGCGTCAGAGCCTATAACGACTGGCAGACCGAATGGGCGTCGGCCGATTCGCGGCGTCTGCTGCCGATTACCTCGACCCCGTTCTGGGACGTGGCTGAGACGGTCAAAGAAGTCCGGCGCTGTGCCGCCATGGGCCACAAGGGCATTCTGTTCACCGGCGAGCCGCAATCTCTGGGGCAACCCCTGCTGGGCGACGAGAGCTGGAACCCGCTGTGGGAAGTCGCCGTCGAGCTGGATCTGCCGATCAGTTTTCACATCGGCTCGGGCAATATGGACGGCGGGCTGCGGCGCGACAAGGTTGCCAAGTACGGAAAAATGACCGCCTTTGCCGAGCTGTCGGTCGATATTTTCATGCGCAACGGCATACAGCTGAGCGACCTGATCGTGTCCGGGGTGCTGTCGCGCTATCCGGACATCAAGTTCGTCTCGGTCGAGAGCGGGATCGGCTGGATTCCGTTTGCCCTCGAAGCGCTCGATTATCAGTTCCTGGGCAACCGCGTGCCGGAAGAGCGACCCGACCTCGACATGCTGCCCTCCGAGTACTTTGCCCGCAACATCTACGCCTGCTACTGGTTCGAGCAAATCGCGCCGCGGCGTCTGATCGACAAGGTGGGTGCCGACAAGATCATGTTCGAGACCGACTTTCCGCATCCGACCTCGCTGTACGGCGACGAGGTACACGAACGGATCAAGCACGGGCTGGATGACTGCGACGAAGACATCCGTCGCAAAATCCTGTGGGACAACGGACAGAAACTCTACAAGGTTGAGGGGCCGACAGCCGAGGACGAGGCCAAGCGCGCCGCAGCCGTGGCCTAG
- a CDS encoding acyl-CoA/acyl-ACP dehydrogenase gives MPDTTERQQRFLDIAAAHAEDFKTRVAEHDRDSSFPHENVAAMQASGYTAMLVPEELGGGGGLPHDLTLSQERLAQGDLPMAIAVNMHHIVVGLLADLWRLDQRGQGPQLDAIEPLLRATVSDKLVFCGPVSDPRMNSSVGFAGINDTTRRATKVDGGYRINGRSGFGTMSAGADYVLTTARYDDPDTGPQCLLCFMPATEDGIQVQTNWDTLSIRSSQSNDVVWDNVFVGDDAAVLRPAQTWDALANITASWWVASGPACYLGLAQAARDYAMDWVAGRRQEPFDQPMTHYPSNQLLAAEMEIGLRAARAMLYDALAAHDALERRVEDDLVNLIACYQFVMESGFQIVDKAMRMVGGAALFKKNPLEQMYRDARAAIIHQPFAGMEGKALLGRRAFGLPVYTQPRFV, from the coding sequence ATGCCAGACACGACCGAGCGCCAGCAGCGTTTCCTCGATATTGCCGCCGCCCACGCCGAGGACTTCAAAACCCGCGTTGCCGAGCATGACCGGGACAGCAGTTTCCCGCATGAGAATGTCGCGGCGATGCAGGCCTCCGGCTACACGGCAATGCTCGTGCCGGAGGAACTCGGCGGGGGAGGGGGGCTGCCGCACGATCTCACCCTGAGCCAGGAACGCCTGGCCCAGGGCGACCTGCCGATGGCCATTGCGGTGAATATGCACCACATTGTTGTCGGTCTGCTGGCCGACCTGTGGCGCCTGGATCAGCGTGGCCAGGGACCCCAGCTCGACGCCATCGAACCGCTGCTCAGGGCGACGGTCAGCGACAAGCTCGTCTTCTGCGGGCCGGTCAGCGATCCCCGGATGAACAGTTCGGTCGGCTTTGCCGGGATCAACGACACGACCCGTCGGGCGACCAAGGTGGACGGCGGCTACCGGATCAACGGCCGCAGCGGGTTTGGCACAATGTCAGCGGGGGCGGACTATGTCTTGACCACGGCCCGTTATGACGACCCGGATACGGGTCCCCAGTGTCTGCTGTGTTTCATGCCGGCTACGGAAGACGGTATTCAGGTGCAGACCAACTGGGATACCCTGAGCATCCGCTCGTCGCAGAGCAACGACGTGGTCTGGGACAATGTGTTTGTCGGTGACGACGCGGCCGTCCTGCGCCCGGCCCAGACCTGGGACGCGCTGGCCAACATCACGGCTTCGTGGTGGGTCGCCTCGGGCCCGGCGTGCTATCTGGGCCTGGCCCAGGCTGCCCGCGATTACGCCATGGACTGGGTGGCGGGACGCCGTCAGGAGCCGTTCGATCAGCCCATGACGCACTATCCGAGCAATCAGCTGTTGGCGGCCGAAATGGAGATTGGGCTGCGCGCGGCGCGGGCCATGCTGTACGACGCGCTGGCCGCCCACGACGCGCTGGAGCGGCGCGTTGAGGATGATCTGGTGAACCTGATCGCCTGTTATCAGTTTGTGATGGAGAGCGGCTTCCAGATCGTGGATAAAGCCATGCGCATGGTCGGCGGGGCGGCGCTGTTCAAAAAGAACCCGCTGGAGCAGATGTACCGCGATGCCCGAGCCGCCATCATCCACCAGCCGTTTGCCGGTATGGAGGGCAAGGCCCTGCTCGGGCGGCGCGCCTTTGGCCTCCCAGTCTACACCCAGCCACGTTTTGTGTGA
- a CDS encoding enoyl-CoA hydratase/isomerase family protein, with protein sequence MSYVLYEKHDHIVTITLNRPERMNAMGEELFRQLVEADKKFAADDDAWVAIYTGAGDRAFSAGRDLKEASEREATGKKSSVGIRNVEGLSKDSGKPTIAAINGAAFGGGMEKALACDIRICSDNATFGLAEVKVGLCPPTGSFRLPRLIGLSNAMWLLLSGEPVDAQEAHRIGLVTRVVPQADLLPTAVTMAETLCQNAPLAVRATRNLATMGLELPMDYAYRMGTELMASVWESEDAVEGTRAFVEKRKPNWRMK encoded by the coding sequence ATGTCCTACGTCCTGTACGAAAAACACGACCACATTGTCACGATCACCCTCAACCGGCCCGAGCGCATGAACGCCATGGGCGAAGAGCTGTTCAGGCAGCTGGTCGAGGCCGACAAGAAGTTCGCGGCCGATGACGACGCCTGGGTCGCCATTTATACCGGCGCCGGTGACCGGGCCTTTTCGGCCGGACGCGATCTCAAGGAAGCCTCGGAGCGCGAGGCGACGGGCAAGAAATCGAGCGTGGGCATTCGCAACGTCGAGGGCTTGAGCAAGGACAGCGGCAAGCCGACCATCGCCGCCATCAACGGCGCCGCCTTTGGCGGCGGCATGGAAAAGGCTCTGGCGTGCGACATCCGTATCTGCTCGGACAACGCCACATTTGGGTTGGCCGAGGTCAAGGTCGGCCTGTGCCCGCCGACCGGCTCCTTTCGCCTGCCGCGCCTGATCGGCCTGTCAAACGCCATGTGGCTGTTGCTGAGCGGCGAGCCGGTCGACGCCCAGGAAGCCCACCGCATCGGTCTCGTCACCCGGGTCGTGCCTCAGGCCGATCTGCTGCCGACCGCCGTCACAATGGCCGAGACGCTGTGTCAAAACGCGCCCCTGGCCGTGCGCGCGACCCGTAACCTGGCGACCATGGGCCTGGAGCTGCCCATGGACTATGCCTACCGCATGGGCACGGAACTCATGGCCTCGGTGTGGGAATCCGAAGACGCCGTCGAGGGCACCCGGGCGTTTGTCGAAAAGCGCAAACCCAACTGGCGCATGAAATAA
- a CDS encoding LLM class flavin-dependent oxidoreductase, with translation MDVGLLFPFRNPPQWRKPFPEFYAEQLKQTQIAEELGYDTVWLTEHHFAEDGYSPSLLPIAGAIAAMTNRVRIGTFLLLLPLHNAVRVGEDAATVDVISNGRFDMGFGQGYAPSEFEGYGIPRKERASRLEEGIEVIRGMWTQDPFSYQGRHYDLKNISLVPKPAQTPHPPIWIGAGQKKAVERAGRMGCHFLGTSDPTAQETYDTALRAHGRDPKDFHAAQLRWVHVAASRDQAWDNVQDHLHYMLSWYGRWLAEAKDFAGAEKFAQLPPASELRNVTDQLIGAPIVGTPEEVGGELERMTAAIRTTHIVMGMHLPGLDPAKSQQSMELFAKEVMPSLH, from the coding sequence ATGGACGTTGGCCTGCTGTTTCCCTTTCGCAATCCCCCCCAGTGGCGCAAGCCCTTTCCCGAGTTCTATGCCGAACAGCTCAAACAGACCCAGATTGCCGAAGAACTCGGCTACGACACGGTTTGGCTGACCGAGCACCACTTTGCCGAGGACGGCTACTCACCATCCCTGCTACCGATTGCCGGCGCGATTGCGGCCATGACCAACCGGGTGCGGATCGGGACCTTTCTGCTGCTGCTGCCCCTGCACAACGCGGTGCGGGTCGGCGAAGACGCGGCCACCGTCGATGTCATCTCCAACGGTCGCTTCGATATGGGCTTTGGCCAGGGCTATGCCCCGTCCGAGTTTGAGGGCTACGGCATTCCCCGCAAAGAACGCGCCTCGCGGCTGGAAGAAGGCATTGAGGTCATTCGGGGCATGTGGACCCAGGACCCGTTCTCCTACCAGGGCCGACACTACGATCTGAAGAACATCAGCCTGGTGCCCAAACCGGCCCAAACACCGCACCCGCCGATCTGGATCGGAGCCGGCCAGAAAAAAGCCGTGGAGCGGGCCGGCCGCATGGGCTGCCACTTCCTGGGCACCTCCGATCCAACCGCGCAGGAGACCTACGACACGGCGCTCCGCGCCCACGGCCGTGATCCCAAGGATTTTCACGCCGCCCAGCTCCGTTGGGTGCATGTCGCGGCCAGCCGCGATCAGGCCTGGGACAATGTCCAGGACCACCTGCACTACATGTTGAGCTGGTACGGCCGCTGGCTGGCCGAGGCCAAGGACTTTGCCGGCGCCGAAAAATTCGCCCAGCTGCCGCCCGCCTCAGAGCTGCGCAACGTCACCGATCAGCTCATTGGCGCGCCCATCGTCGGCACCCCCGAAGAGGTCGGCGGCGAGCTCGAACGCATGACCGCCGCCATCCGCACGACCCATATTGTCATGGGCATGCACCTGCCCGGCCTGGACCCGGCCAAGAGCCAGCAGTCGATGGAGCTGTTTGCCAAAGAGGTCATGCCGAGCCTGCACTGA
- a CDS encoding peroxidase-related enzyme (This protein belongs to a clade of uncharacterized proteins related to peroxidases such as the alkylhydroperoxidase AhpD.) has product MADHPISRYPVARLEDLPQDIQDRISVVQARAGFIPNVFLALAHRPAEFRAFFDYHDALMLKDGGLSKAEREMIVVATSAANDCQYCVIAHGAILRIYTKNPLIADQIAVHYRQADITPRQRAVLDFAVKVALRPQDIEDADRSRLRQHGLNDEDIWDVGAIAAFFALSNRMAHLTAMRPNDEFYTMGRGR; this is encoded by the coding sequence ATGGCAGACCACCCCATCAGTCGTTACCCCGTCGCCCGGCTGGAAGATCTCCCCCAGGACATCCAGGATCGGATCAGCGTGGTCCAAGCCAGAGCCGGCTTTATTCCCAACGTGTTTCTGGCCCTGGCCCACCGGCCGGCCGAGTTCCGGGCGTTTTTTGACTATCACGACGCCCTGATGCTCAAAGACGGCGGCCTGTCAAAAGCCGAACGGGAGATGATTGTGGTGGCCACCAGCGCCGCCAACGACTGTCAGTACTGTGTGATCGCCCACGGAGCGATTCTGCGTATCTATACCAAGAACCCGCTGATCGCCGACCAGATCGCGGTGCACTATCGCCAAGCCGATATAACGCCGCGTCAGCGGGCGGTGCTGGACTTTGCCGTCAAAGTTGCCCTGCGGCCCCAGGACATCGAAGACGCCGACCGCAGCCGGCTCCGCCAGCACGGCCTGAACGACGAAGACATCTGGGACGTTGGCGCCATCGCCGCCTTCTTTGCCCTGTCGAACCGTATGGCCCACCTGACCGCCATGCGGCCCAACGACGAGTTCTACACCATGGGCCGCGGCCGCTGA
- a CDS encoding phosphotriesterase, protein MAKVQTVLGDKTTDDLGFTLIHEHLTVGFPGYEWDNWRFDRKKEIAGAVEKLQEIKSLGVTSFVDPCPMELGRDPEFAAECADKAGLNVIMATGLYNEALGIPPHFRSLAADDIAEVYVREITEGMDKTGIKAGLIKTATGGIPGMTETATSLGKHEENCLRAAARAHAATGVPILCHNDELGPFGRETLDVFEEEGVDFNRVLIGHACGVGDMRYYFDILERGAWLGFDRFGIDVIAPDKMRLASLIGLLAVGYDRVMLSHDAVHCLMGRPSKTWDDFVAACPNNNYSHILKNIIPTLSRAGVSEGTIQTMTVENPKSYFGG, encoded by the coding sequence ATGGCAAAGGTGCAAACAGTCCTGGGTGACAAGACGACGGACGATCTGGGCTTCACCCTGATCCACGAGCATCTGACCGTCGGTTTTCCCGGCTACGAGTGGGACAACTGGCGCTTTGATCGCAAAAAAGAGATCGCCGGGGCGGTCGAAAAACTGCAAGAAATCAAATCTCTGGGCGTCACCTCGTTTGTCGATCCGTGCCCCATGGAGCTGGGCCGCGACCCCGAGTTTGCTGCGGAATGCGCCGACAAGGCCGGTCTGAACGTCATCATGGCGACCGGGCTGTACAACGAGGCGCTGGGCATTCCGCCCCACTTCCGCAGCCTGGCGGCCGATGACATTGCCGAAGTCTATGTCCGCGAGATCACCGAGGGCATGGACAAGACGGGCATCAAAGCCGGCCTGATCAAGACCGCCACCGGCGGCATTCCGGGCATGACCGAGACCGCCACCAGCCTGGGCAAGCACGAGGAGAACTGTTTGCGCGCTGCGGCCCGCGCCCACGCCGCGACCGGCGTGCCGATTCTGTGCCACAACGACGAACTCGGTCCGTTCGGCCGCGAGACGCTGGACGTCTTTGAAGAGGAAGGGGTTGACTTCAACCGGGTGCTGATCGGCCACGCCTGCGGGGTCGGCGACATGCGCTACTACTTCGACATCCTGGAGCGCGGGGCGTGGCTGGGCTTTGACCGCTTCGGCATTGACGTGATCGCCCCGGACAAGATGCGCCTGGCCTCGCTGATCGGTCTGCTGGCCGTCGGCTATGACCGGGTCATGCTGTCCCACGACGCCGTGCACTGCCTGATGGGCCGGCCGAGCAAGACCTGGGACGATTTTGTGGCGGCCTGCCCCAACAACAACTACAGCCATATTCTGAAGAACATCATTCCGACCCTGAGCCGAGCCGGGGTCAGCGAGGGCACGATTCAGACCATGACGGTCGAGAACCCCAAGAGTTATTTCGGCGGCTGA
- a CDS encoding carboxymuconolactone decarboxylase family protein: protein MADATAVVSAAREKARKVAPKLIELSEKVVYGDVWERSGLSKRDRSLITVASLMSMYRPEQLRLHLQRALDNGVTQEEIGELITHLAFYSGWPTAMTAATIANEVFAARD from the coding sequence ATGGCAGACGCGACAGCGGTGGTCAGCGCCGCACGAGAGAAGGCCCGCAAGGTTGCCCCCAAGCTCATCGAGCTGAGCGAAAAAGTCGTCTACGGCGATGTGTGGGAGCGCAGCGGTTTGTCCAAACGTGACCGGAGTCTGATTACCGTTGCATCGCTGATGTCGATGTACCGGCCCGAGCAGTTGCGGCTCCATCTGCAACGCGCCCTGGACAACGGCGTCACCCAGGAAGAGATCGGAGAACTCATCACCCACCTAGCGTTCTACTCCGGCTGGCCGACGGCGATGACCGCAGCCACGATCGCCAACGAAGTGTTTGCGGCCAGAGACTGA
- the ispH gene encoding 4-hydroxy-3-methylbut-2-enyl diphosphate reductase has product MNILVAETAGFCWGVRRALDQAVDLAKKTDGPVQTFGPLIHNAQVMEELTEQNIHAFERPSDIRGGTVLVRAHGVRPEAFDQLRASGADVYDATCPLVRKVQKIITKYSNDAYDIVIVGDDHHAEVTGLKGYASTRCFVVADEEQAAQLPEFDRVCVVSQTTQNDETFARTVEAIKPKATVIRATNTVCEPTRDHQSETVELARQVDLMVVVGGRHSANTCRLADLAAKEGAQVLHIETDAELRDHDFSPYRSVGVTAGASTPEWMINRVVDRLESFNPEPVSRLNTWLKHLMGVLVASNVYVGVGAACLSLAASLLLIPHLSREVLLPLMATAGFFILAMHTVNRYQERSHYSGWGSFSPRAFQHFQQAMLGVAVISLTAALGLAASLGLGQFLALAIFGGLGAIYGMKLIPLSWARHIMGIRSIKDLPASKDLAAALGWTVACVVIPLITVGTSSAWRAAGVLGFVFLLVFLRAALIGVRDVQGDKIMGMETIFKVVGKRRTKAVLVGVMATLSVLLLALSLPWQGLPLAACLCVVIPYSCAVSWVYHQRLLPKGAPGEIFVDGQFLLAGAMTLVWHMCQ; this is encoded by the coding sequence ATGAACATCCTTGTGGCAGAGACGGCCGGATTCTGTTGGGGAGTCCGGCGAGCCTTGGACCAGGCGGTCGATCTGGCCAAAAAGACCGACGGCCCGGTCCAGACCTTTGGTCCTCTGATTCACAACGCCCAGGTCATGGAGGAACTCACCGAGCAGAATATCCACGCCTTTGAGCGGCCGAGCGATATCCGCGGCGGCACGGTCCTGGTGCGGGCTCACGGGGTCCGCCCGGAGGCGTTTGACCAGCTCCGGGCCAGCGGTGCCGACGTCTACGACGCGACCTGCCCGCTGGTGCGCAAGGTGCAAAAAATCATCACCAAGTACAGCAACGACGCATATGACATCGTCATTGTCGGCGACGACCATCACGCCGAGGTGACGGGGCTCAAGGGCTATGCCTCAACCCGCTGTTTTGTGGTGGCCGACGAGGAGCAGGCCGCCCAGCTGCCCGAGTTTGACCGGGTGTGCGTGGTGTCTCAGACAACCCAGAACGACGAGACCTTTGCCCGCACGGTCGAGGCCATCAAACCCAAAGCGACGGTCATCCGGGCAACCAACACGGTGTGTGAACCGACCCGAGATCACCAGAGCGAGACGGTTGAACTGGCCCGTCAGGTCGATCTGATGGTGGTTGTCGGCGGCCGTCACAGCGCCAACACCTGCCGCCTGGCCGACCTGGCCGCCAAAGAGGGCGCCCAGGTTCTGCACATTGAGACCGATGCCGAACTCCGCGACCACGATTTCAGTCCCTATCGGTCGGTGGGCGTCACCGCCGGAGCCTCAACGCCGGAGTGGATGATCAACCGGGTGGTCGACCGGCTGGAGTCCTTCAACCCGGAGCCGGTCAGTCGGCTCAACACCTGGCTCAAGCACCTGATGGGAGTCCTGGTCGCCAGCAATGTGTATGTCGGTGTGGGCGCAGCCTGTCTCAGCCTGGCGGCCAGCCTGCTGCTCATCCCCCACCTGTCGCGCGAGGTTCTCCTGCCGCTGATGGCCACGGCCGGTTTTTTCATCCTGGCCATGCATACCGTCAACCGCTACCAGGAACGCTCCCACTACAGCGGCTGGGGCAGCTTCTCGCCACGCGCCTTTCAGCATTTTCAGCAGGCCATGTTGGGAGTCGCAGTCATTTCTCTGACCGCCGCCCTGGGGCTGGCCGCCTCGCTGGGGCTGGGACAATTTCTGGCCCTGGCCATCTTTGGCGGTCTGGGCGCCATCTATGGCATGAAGCTCATCCCGCTGTCGTGGGCGCGGCATATAATGGGTATCCGCAGCATCAAGGACCTGCCGGCCTCAAAAGACCTGGCTGCGGCCCTGGGCTGGACGGTCGCCTGCGTGGTGATTCCGCTGATCACGGTCGGTACGAGTTCAGCCTGGCGGGCCGCCGGGGTACTGGGCTTTGTCTTCCTGCTGGTATTTTTGCGCGCCGCCCTGATTGGGGTGCGCGACGTGCAGGGCGACAAGATCATGGGCATGGAAACGATCTTCAAGGTGGTCGGCAAACGCCGCACCAAGGCCGTGCTGGTCGGGGTGATGGCGACCCTGAGCGTCTTGCTGCTGGCGCTCAGCCTGCCCTGGCAGGGCCTGCCCCTGGCCGCGTGTTTATGTGTCGTGATTCCGTACAGCTGTGCCGTCAGCTGGGTGTATCACCAGCGTCTGCTGCCCAAGGGCGCACCGGGCGAGATTTTTGTTGATGGGCAGTTCTTATTGGCCGGAGCGATGACCCTGGTGTGGCATATGTGTCAATAG